A single Macadamia integrifolia cultivar HAES 741 unplaced genomic scaffold, SCU_Mint_v3 scaffold1597, whole genome shotgun sequence DNA region contains:
- the LOC122064273 gene encoding probable 2-oxoglutarate-dependent dioxygenase SLC1, which produces MTLSSTPKVEDIQSSASMGGLIVAENKREEDDPSSESQYQKGVKHLCENGISIVPNKFVLPVPERPIILRQQNTTAASATADGSYIQLPIIDFAQLQGPERPLVLKTLAKACEEYGIFQVTNHGIPINVVSSMIDVSKQFFELPYDERANYMTSDLSAPVRYGTSFNQAKDGVFCWRDFLKLVCSNPLSDILPFWPSSPEDLRKSVFNYSTQTKSLFDLLMKAILESLGLVESKKDESEDHVLQQFQDGSQLMFINYYPSCPEPELTLGMPPHSDYGSLTLLLQDEVEGLQIQHQEEWFTVKPLPNSFVVNLGDHLEIFSNGRYKSVLHRVLVNSMRSRISVASLHSLPFETVVRPAAKLINESNPRRYKDTDFASFLKYLSSCDTKKKNFLESRKFNSIERN; this is translated from the exons atgaccCTCTCTTCAACACCCAAG GTGGAAGATATTCAGTCATCAGCTTCAATGGGTGGTTTGATAGTGGCTGAGaacaagagagaagaagatgatccctCATCGGAGAGCCAATACCAGAAAGGAGTGAAACATCTGTGTGAGAATGGCATTTCAATAGTCCCCAACAAGTTTGTATTGCCTGTGCCGGAGAGACCCATTATCCTGCGACAACAGAATACCACCGCCGCCTCTGCCACGGCCGATGGTAGCTATATTCAGTTGCCCATCATCGATTTTGCTCAGTTGCAAGGCCCTGAGAGACCACTagttcttaaaaccctagcaaAAGCATGTGAAGAATATGGGATTTTCCAAGTGACGAACCATGGCATTCCCATCAATGTTGTGAGTAGTATGATTGATGTGAGCAAACAGTTCTTTGAGCTTCCTTATGATGAGAGGGCCAATTATATGACATCAGATTTGAGTGCACCAGTTCGATATGGAACCAGCTTTAACCAGGCTAAAGATGGAGTTTTTTGTTGGAGAGATTTCTTAAAGCTTGTCTGCAGCAATCCCCTTTCAGATATCCTTCCCTTTTGGCCTTCCTCACCTGAGGACTTGAG GAAATCCGTGTTTAATTATTCTACACAAACCAAATCCTTGTTTGATCTGCTGATGAAGGCCATCCTAGAGAGCCTAGGATTGGTGGAAAGCAAAAAGGATGAAAGTGAGGATCATGTCTTACAGCAATTCCAAGATGGAAGCCAGCTAATGTTTATCAACTACTACCCATCCTGCCCTGAACCTGAGCTTACTCTAGGCATGCCTCCTCATTCTGATTATGGCTCCCTCACCCTTCTTCTTCAAGATGAGGTTGAAGGTCTCCAGATACAACACCAAGAAGAATGGTTCACTGTCAAACCACTTCCCAACTCTTTCGTAGTAAACCTCGGTGACCATCTTGAG ATATTCAGCAATGGAAGATATAAGAGTGTGTTACATAGGGTGCTTGTGAACTCTATGAGGTCTCGCATATCAGTGGCTTCTTTGCACAGCTTGCCCTTTGAGACTGTGGTCCGACCAGCGGCCAAATTGATCAATGAATCTAATCCAAGACGTTATAAAGATACAGACTTTGCTTCTTTTCTTAAATACTTGTCATCTTGTgatacaaagaagaagaattttctTGAGTCTAGGAAGTTTAATTCAATTGAGAGAAATTAA